A stretch of the Gracilinanus agilis isolate LMUSP501 chromosome 4, AgileGrace, whole genome shotgun sequence genome encodes the following:
- the RHOU gene encoding rho-related GTP-binding protein RhoU encodes MPPQQGEADYISKPVPGCCSCEVPPVPPRRVRSSRGAAAAALGAALGNRCRAGGAERRSIKCVLVGDGAVGKTSLVVSYTTNGYPTEYIPTAFDNFSAVVSVDGRPVRLQLCDTAGQDEFDKLRPLCYTNTDIFLLCFSVVSPSSFQNVSEKWVPEIRCHCPKAPIILVGTQSDLREDVKVLIELDKCKEKPVAEEAAKLCAEEIKAASYIECSALTQKNLKEVFDAAIVAGIQHSDTQQQPKKSKNRTPDKMKNISKSWWKKYCCLV; translated from the exons ATGCCGCCGCAACAGGGAGAAGCGGACTACATCAGCAAGCCAGTACCAGGCTGTTGCAGCTGCGAGGTGCCTCCCGTGCCCCCGCGCCGGGTGCGCAGCAGCCGGGGCGCAGCCGCAGCCGCCCTCGGGGCAGCCCTGGGGAACCGCTGCCGGGCTGGGGGCGCGGAGCGGCGTAGCATCAAGTGCGTGCTGGTCGGGGACGGCGCGGTGGGCAAGACGAGTCTGGTGGTGAGCTACACCACCAATGGGTACCCAACGGAGTACATCCCTACCGCCTTCGACAACTTCTCGG ctGTGGTATCTGTGGATGGCAGGCCAGTGAGACTGCAGCTCTGTGACACAGCTGGCCAG GATGAGTTTGACAAGCTCCGGCCTCTGTGCTACACCAACACGGACATCTTTTTGCTCTGCTTCAGCGTGGTAAGCCCTTCGTCCTTTCAGAATGTGAGTGAGAAGTGGGTCCCGGAGATTCGCTGTCACTGCCCCAAAGCCCCCATTATACTGGTTGGCACCCAGTCAGACCTCCGAGAAGATGTCAAAGTCCTCATTGAACTGGACAAATGCAAAGAGAAACCAGTGGCGGAGGAGGCTGCTAAGCTGTGTGCGGAGGAGATCAAAGCTGCCTCTTACATCGAGTGCTCTGCCTTGACTCAGAAAAACCTCAAAGAGGTCTTTGATGCAGCCATTGTGGCTGGCATTCAGCACTCGGACACTCAACAGCAACCAAAGAAGTCCAAGAACAGGACtccagataaaatgaaaaatatctccAAATCTTGGTGGAAGAAATATTGCTGTTTGGTATAG